A window of Desulfatibacillum aliphaticivorans DSM 15576 contains these coding sequences:
- the pbpC gene encoding penicillin-binding protein 1C — MKTDHIKNELQRKSGLVLACALAAPFVMTLAFLLADALFPLPLPGGDSRDFAVAVASADGAPLRVFPDEKGVWRYPVTPDQVSSLYLEALITYEDKHFYEHPGVNPFSLIRAFWTTVTQKGVVVGGSTLTMQVSRILDPHSKTIPGKCKQMFRALQLEWHFNKQEILTLYLNYAPFGGPVEGVQAASFTYLGKPAKELSHAEAALLAVLPQSPSRIRPDRHPDRARRARDKVLRRMVSQGVWPKQIAEEAMMEGVDAGFAPRPMMAPLLARRLKENARPDAPVQTFIDPALQEALEAMAERFIASTPDGTSAAILVMENASLEVKAYVGSADFLDASRFGHVDMIRAVRSPGSTLKPYLYAFALEEGLIHSQSLLVDAPFTFSGYRPGNFSDGFSGPVSAAQALQRSLNIPAVDLLDRIGPDFFDSRLRQGGLNLTFPPHGKPNLSMILGGVGADLESMVGAFSAFDRGGLAGKPRLTTEDPVRERRLMKPGAAFIIRDILSRQRRPGAPGGNPMAGWARSVAWKTGTSYGFRDSWSIGAYGGYTIGVWVGRPDGTPSPGFYGRATAAPLMFSAFDCLPRRDFALQPMPASVSRAEIGWPLGVAPEGKNDPLCAEKRTAWILDGVIPPTLPDRLDDQWTCNPITVMVNPETGLRVDADCPVFNPAAEKIALWPRAATPWLTPREKAMAAVPSMDPACGKAVSVTPSVIKIMDVQPDTVLRPAGASRAMPVLELSALGGRGRLFWMLDRILIGSAGVGESITYQFSRTGNHELTVLDMAGNSDSVNIQVMGSS, encoded by the coding sequence ATGAAAACAGACCATATCAAAAACGAGTTGCAGCGTAAAAGCGGGCTTGTCCTGGCCTGCGCCTTAGCCGCGCCCTTTGTCATGACCCTGGCCTTTTTGCTGGCTGACGCCCTGTTTCCCCTCCCCTTGCCGGGAGGGGATTCCCGGGACTTCGCCGTGGCCGTGGCCTCGGCGGACGGCGCGCCCCTTCGGGTTTTTCCGGACGAAAAAGGGGTGTGGCGCTATCCGGTGACGCCGGATCAGGTTTCGTCCCTGTATCTGGAGGCGCTCATCACTTATGAAGACAAGCATTTTTATGAGCATCCGGGGGTTAATCCGTTTTCCCTGATTCGCGCTTTCTGGACTACTGTCACTCAAAAGGGCGTGGTGGTGGGCGGATCCACCCTGACCATGCAGGTGAGCCGCATCCTGGATCCTCACTCCAAGACCATTCCCGGCAAGTGCAAGCAGATGTTTCGCGCCCTGCAACTGGAATGGCATTTCAACAAGCAGGAAATCCTCACTCTATACCTGAATTACGCCCCTTTCGGCGGCCCGGTGGAGGGGGTGCAGGCGGCCAGTTTCACTTATTTAGGCAAGCCGGCTAAGGAATTGAGCCACGCCGAAGCCGCCTTGCTGGCCGTGCTGCCCCAATCGCCCAGCCGTATTCGGCCCGATCGCCATCCGGACAGGGCGAGGCGCGCCCGGGACAAGGTGTTGAGGCGCATGGTCTCTCAGGGCGTGTGGCCGAAACAAATCGCCGAAGAAGCCATGATGGAAGGCGTGGACGCGGGGTTCGCCCCCCGGCCCATGATGGCGCCGCTTTTGGCCCGCAGGCTTAAGGAAAACGCCCGGCCCGACGCGCCCGTGCAGACCTTTATCGATCCGGCTTTGCAGGAAGCCCTGGAAGCCATGGCCGAGCGATTCATCGCCTCCACGCCGGACGGAACTTCGGCGGCGATCCTGGTCATGGAAAACGCCTCTTTGGAAGTCAAGGCCTACGTGGGCTCCGCCGACTTTCTGGACGCCTCCCGGTTCGGCCACGTGGACATGATCCGGGCCGTGCGCAGCCCCGGCTCCACGCTTAAGCCGTATTTATACGCCTTCGCCCTGGAGGAAGGCCTCATCCACTCCCAAAGCCTGCTGGTGGACGCACCCTTCACTTTTTCGGGATACCGGCCCGGCAATTTTTCCGACGGATTTTCCGGCCCGGTAAGCGCGGCCCAGGCCTTGCAACGCTCCCTGAACATCCCGGCCGTGGACCTTTTGGATCGCATCGGCCCGGATTTTTTTGACTCCCGCCTGCGCCAGGGAGGCTTGAACCTGACTTTTCCGCCCCACGGCAAACCCAATCTGTCCATGATTCTGGGCGGCGTAGGCGCTGACCTGGAATCCATGGTGGGCGCCTTCTCCGCCTTCGACCGGGGAGGATTGGCTGGCAAGCCCCGTCTGACCACGGAAGATCCCGTGCGGGAACGCAGGCTCATGAAGCCAGGCGCCGCCTTTATCATACGGGACATACTCTCCCGCCAGCGCAGGCCCGGAGCGCCCGGCGGCAATCCCATGGCCGGCTGGGCCAGAAGCGTGGCCTGGAAAACCGGCACCAGCTATGGATTCCGAGACTCCTGGTCCATCGGAGCCTACGGCGGATACACAATCGGCGTCTGGGTGGGCAGGCCGGACGGAACGCCGTCCCCGGGATTTTACGGCAGAGCCACGGCCGCGCCGTTGATGTTTTCGGCCTTTGACTGCCTGCCTCGCCGGGATTTTGCGCTCCAGCCCATGCCTGCCTCGGTATCCCGGGCGGAAATCGGCTGGCCCTTGGGCGTAGCCCCCGAGGGAAAAAACGATCCCCTGTGTGCGGAAAAGCGCACCGCCTGGATTCTGGACGGCGTCATCCCGCCCACCTTGCCCGATCGCCTGGACGACCAGTGGACCTGCAACCCCATCACCGTCATGGTCAACCCGGAAACCGGCCTGCGCGTGGACGCCGATTGTCCGGTATTCAACCCCGCCGCCGAAAAAATCGCCCTGTGGCCCCGGGCCGCGACTCCTTGGCTTACCCCGCGGGAAAAGGCCATGGCCGCCGTCCCGTCCATGGACCCGGCCTGCGGCAAGGCGGTATCCGTAACGCCTTCCGTAATCAAGATCATGGACGTCCAGCCCGACACCGTACTTCGGCCGGCAGGAGCCAGCAGGGCCATGCCCGTGCTGGAGCTTTCCGCCCTGGGCGGCCGGGGCAGGCTCTTTTGGATGCTGGATAGAATCCTTATCGGGTCAGCCGGGGTAGGGGAGTCCATCACCTATCAGTTTTCCCGGACCGGCAACCACGAACTCACCGTCCTGGACATGGCCGGCAACAGCGATTCGGTGAACATTCAGGTCATGGGTTCCAGTTGA
- a CDS encoding alpha-2-macroglobulin family protein, with product MKKAALILTALVIACLAAGGALADQAFKVVDISERTFQEAPAISVILSAPLDPKVRHDQHLRISDQKEILKGAWILSEDNRTLYYTAVQPETQYTVTVLASLESADGAKLDQRVSQGVTTRKIVPAVSFAGDGLLLPPSLVQGLPVATVNIPAVDVEFFRLNDDATARYVDWSRPSKSLSTYWMGEILEESKVVFSGRFDLDPEPNRRVVRNIALDSIKALKKPGVYLAVMRKPGQYSYNYDASFFIVTDIALQAKLYKDMIYVTASSLKDGSPLPGVKLSFLDWKDDKIRELAVGETNEDGMFWSAGDVRKKTEFVKAEFKDQISVLPMRLPALDLSEFQYGSRPQKNQEIFAYGPRDLYRPGEKVIVSCLLRDYDGRPVPGAPIHATLIAPDGRKAGTYTWAAEALSDDDVYYWQGEMNLSKNAVTGEWRCELRTIKDSKKPDQIYKFHVEEFLPERMKLELESKQETLDPKGLFQIDVTGMYLYGAPASGNRVESSVLVKAQRTFSGKYKEFLFGKEDDENYSDFQEYNDFTLDAEGKGLITVDSMWSALESPAQVRVYAELFETGGRPVTRSISRTMWPAKTLVGLRPMFERDSVDQGKALFEVVRMAKDGAISPTSGLMVDVTKEDRDYYWEYTDNRGWVYRHTEKNYHYLSQILDLQPDKPTPLALDLPYGRYLLSIKDPETGNTASYRFYVGGWWWSSEQDKTARPDMVNLALDKPAYLPGDIIKVTVTPPHAGQAIIMVEGDKVLWSKRLEVPKEGAVVEIPMSASWDSHDLYISATVLRPIDAKEKIAPNRAVGLVHLPLDRTQRTLNINIDAPDKTEPNQKAEIALTLDKAPKEPVFVTLAAVDVGILNITNFKTPDPVEHFFGQRLYGVDIRDLYAKVAEFTDGKMIRPKWGGDADASPGGKKPESKVKLVALFHGPVGFDHQGKATVVLDLPDFNGTLRLMAVAFSDKSYGSTDQEMIVAAPVVTQLAMPRFLAPGDQSQFTLDVHNLSGEAQKLSLKMTATKAVTLKDGARKVSLADQEKTTLVFPVTAKSEGASKIQLAVTGLKKPMNRDWQIGIRPGYPAVSRLSAGVLRPGETFTLKKELVNDLVAPTIECSFKISPYISLPVGDSMRGLIRYPYGCLEQTTSSSYPLLVASDDAVRRYGLKPISREERAKRLEKSMALLAGKQMTNGGFSLWDGGGSEEPWLTAHAANFLLEARDAGYPVPEDMLDKALKRLGEYLRYKPPVHSWGSRESHTQLRFSIRAYAAYVLAKTKRAPLGTLRTLFDNHAEDARSCLPLVQIGLALDAMGDKTRAAKAFTMAADYKKTYEHYWGDYGSSIRDDALSLAILPDEQFNSDKWTQKLLELNKTITNRKYYSTQEKYAILLLGLRLDSMSGKEWKGELSVGRDKDSIDGIGAFTFNPSPDECLKGVSYTHRDGAVAFISVSVQGYTKTPPPKDDSMIFVRRTLFDLHGKEITASDFKVGEVMLAELEMISETPLYDALVVDMLPAGFELENPAVSQGLKVQDIVIDDKSVYEWRRGGVVQHEQFLDDRYVAAINLYSHRAMRLHYLVRAVSPGTYTFPPVMVESMYQPEIRGVSETPKDITIENVGKTDKDADSPPSR from the coding sequence AGCGATCAAAAGGAAATCCTCAAAGGCGCCTGGATTCTTTCCGAGGATAACAGGACCCTGTATTACACCGCTGTCCAGCCCGAAACCCAATACACGGTGACGGTCCTGGCTTCGCTTGAATCCGCCGACGGCGCCAAACTTGACCAGCGGGTTTCCCAGGGCGTGACCACCCGCAAGATCGTCCCGGCCGTCAGCTTCGCCGGGGACGGCTTGCTGCTGCCTCCCAGTTTGGTGCAAGGCCTGCCCGTGGCCACCGTCAACATACCCGCCGTGGACGTGGAATTCTTCCGCCTGAACGACGACGCCACGGCCCGGTATGTGGATTGGTCCAGGCCCAGCAAAAGTTTGTCCACCTATTGGATGGGCGAAATCCTGGAGGAGTCCAAAGTGGTCTTCTCCGGCCGATTCGACCTGGACCCGGAGCCCAACCGCCGGGTAGTCCGCAACATCGCCCTGGACTCCATCAAGGCCCTGAAAAAGCCGGGCGTGTACCTGGCGGTCATGCGCAAGCCCGGACAATACTCCTACAACTACGACGCTTCCTTTTTCATCGTCACGGACATAGCCCTCCAGGCCAAGCTGTACAAAGACATGATTTACGTCACGGCTTCCTCCCTCAAGGACGGGTCCCCCCTGCCCGGCGTAAAGCTCAGTTTTTTGGATTGGAAGGATGACAAGATAAGAGAGCTTGCCGTGGGCGAAACCAACGAAGACGGCATGTTCTGGAGCGCGGGCGACGTCAGAAAGAAAACCGAGTTCGTCAAAGCGGAGTTTAAAGACCAGATCAGCGTCCTTCCCATGCGTCTGCCCGCTTTGGACCTGTCTGAATTTCAGTACGGCTCCAGACCTCAGAAAAACCAGGAAATTTTCGCTTACGGCCCCCGCGACCTGTACCGGCCAGGCGAAAAGGTCATCGTTTCCTGCCTGCTGCGCGATTATGACGGCAGGCCGGTTCCGGGCGCGCCCATCCATGCAACGCTCATCGCTCCGGACGGACGCAAGGCCGGGACCTACACCTGGGCGGCCGAGGCTTTGTCCGACGATGACGTCTACTATTGGCAGGGCGAGATGAACCTCTCCAAGAACGCCGTGACGGGGGAATGGCGTTGCGAACTCCGCACCATCAAGGATTCTAAAAAGCCCGACCAGATCTATAAGTTCCATGTGGAGGAGTTCCTGCCCGAACGCATGAAGCTGGAACTGGAGTCCAAACAGGAAACCCTGGACCCCAAAGGGCTTTTTCAAATCGATGTCACAGGCATGTACCTTTACGGCGCCCCGGCGAGCGGAAACCGGGTGGAATCCTCCGTTCTGGTAAAAGCCCAACGCACCTTCTCCGGCAAATACAAGGAGTTCCTTTTCGGAAAAGAGGACGACGAAAACTACTCGGACTTTCAGGAATATAACGACTTCACCCTGGACGCCGAGGGCAAGGGCCTCATTACCGTGGACAGCATGTGGAGCGCGCTGGAAAGCCCGGCCCAGGTGCGCGTTTACGCAGAATTGTTCGAAACCGGAGGCCGCCCCGTCACCCGCAGCATTTCCCGGACCATGTGGCCCGCCAAAACCCTGGTAGGCCTCCGGCCCATGTTTGAAAGAGATTCCGTGGACCAGGGAAAGGCCTTGTTCGAGGTGGTGCGCATGGCCAAAGACGGAGCGATTTCCCCCACCTCCGGCCTGATGGTGGACGTAACCAAGGAGGATCGCGACTATTATTGGGAGTACACGGATAACCGCGGCTGGGTGTACCGGCATACGGAAAAGAACTACCATTACCTCTCCCAGATTCTGGACCTTCAGCCAGACAAGCCCACACCCCTGGCCCTGGATTTGCCCTACGGAAGATATCTACTGAGCATCAAGGACCCGGAAACCGGAAACACCGCCAGCTACCGTTTTTATGTAGGCGGTTGGTGGTGGTCTTCCGAGCAGGATAAAACCGCCCGGCCCGACATGGTCAACCTGGCCCTGGACAAGCCCGCCTACCTGCCCGGCGACATCATCAAAGTGACGGTCACTCCGCCCCACGCCGGTCAGGCCATCATCATGGTGGAAGGCGACAAGGTCCTCTGGTCCAAGCGCCTGGAGGTTCCCAAGGAAGGCGCGGTGGTGGAAATCCCCATGTCCGCCTCCTGGGACAGCCACGACCTGTACATCAGCGCCACGGTCCTGCGGCCCATTGACGCCAAGGAAAAAATCGCGCCTAACCGCGCCGTGGGCTTGGTGCATCTGCCTTTGGATCGCACCCAACGCACTCTGAATATCAATATTGACGCGCCGGATAAGACCGAGCCCAACCAAAAAGCGGAAATCGCCCTGACTCTGGATAAAGCTCCCAAGGAGCCCGTTTTCGTCACCCTGGCCGCCGTGGACGTGGGCATCCTGAACATCACCAATTTCAAGACCCCCGATCCCGTGGAGCATTTTTTCGGCCAAAGGCTGTACGGCGTGGACATCCGCGACCTGTACGCCAAGGTGGCGGAATTCACCGACGGCAAGATGATCCGGCCCAAATGGGGCGGCGACGCCGACGCCTCGCCCGGCGGAAAAAAGCCGGAATCCAAGGTCAAGCTCGTGGCCCTTTTCCATGGGCCCGTGGGATTTGACCATCAGGGCAAGGCGACTGTCGTCCTGGATTTGCCGGATTTTAACGGAACCCTGCGCCTCATGGCCGTGGCTTTCAGCGACAAATCCTACGGCAGTACGGATCAGGAAATGATCGTGGCCGCGCCCGTTGTCACCCAATTGGCTATGCCCCGATTCCTGGCGCCCGGCGACCAAAGCCAGTTTACCCTGGACGTGCACAACCTCTCCGGCGAGGCCCAAAAACTGTCCCTTAAGATGACCGCAACCAAGGCGGTGACCCTTAAGGACGGCGCCCGGAAAGTCAGCCTGGCCGATCAGGAAAAGACCACCCTGGTTTTTCCGGTGACCGCAAAGTCGGAAGGCGCCAGCAAAATCCAGCTTGCCGTAACCGGCTTGAAAAAGCCCATGAACAGGGACTGGCAGATTGGAATCCGGCCCGGATACCCGGCCGTCTCCCGGCTCTCCGCCGGAGTCTTACGGCCCGGCGAGACCTTTACTCTGAAAAAGGAGCTGGTCAACGATCTGGTCGCCCCCACCATAGAATGCTCGTTCAAGATTTCTCCGTATATCAGCCTGCCCGTGGGGGACTCCATGCGCGGCCTGATCCGCTACCCCTACGGATGCCTGGAACAGACCACGTCCAGCAGCTATCCCTTGCTGGTCGCCTCGGACGACGCCGTCAGGCGCTACGGCCTCAAGCCCATCTCCAGGGAGGAGCGCGCCAAGCGCCTGGAAAAATCCATGGCCCTGCTGGCTGGCAAGCAAATGACCAACGGCGGGTTTTCCCTATGGGACGGGGGCGGCAGCGAGGAGCCCTGGCTCACCGCCCACGCCGCCAACTTCCTGTTGGAAGCCCGCGACGCCGGATATCCGGTCCCCGAAGACATGCTGGACAAGGCCCTCAAGCGCCTGGGCGAGTACCTGCGCTACAAGCCGCCCGTCCATTCCTGGGGCTCCAGGGAATCCCACACCCAGCTCAGGTTCTCCATCCGGGCTTACGCAGCCTATGTTCTGGCGAAAACCAAACGGGCGCCCTTGGGAACCCTGCGCACCCTGTTCGACAATCACGCGGAGGACGCCAGGTCCTGCCTGCCCCTGGTGCAAATCGGGCTGGCCCTGGACGCCATGGGCGACAAGACAAGGGCCGCCAAAGCCTTTACAATGGCTGCGGACTACAAAAAGACCTACGAGCATTACTGGGGCGATTACGGAAGCTCCATCCGGGACGACGCTCTGTCTTTGGCTATCCTGCCCGACGAGCAGTTCAACTCGGACAAATGGACCCAAAAGCTCCTTGAACTGAACAAAACCATAACCAACCGGAAATACTACTCCACCCAGGAAAAATACGCCATCCTGCTGCTTGGACTGCGTCTGGACTCCATGAGCGGCAAGGAATGGAAGGGAGAGCTGTCCGTGGGCCGGGATAAGGATTCCATTGACGGCATCGGGGCTTTCACTTTCAACCCCAGCCCGGACGAATGCCTGAAGGGCGTCAGCTACACCCACAGGGACGGCGCCGTGGCCTTTATTTCCGTCTCGGTTCAGGGATACACCAAAACGCCTCCGCCCAAGGACGACTCCATGATTTTCGTCCGCAGAACCCTGTTCGACCTCCACGGCAAGGAAATAACCGCCTCGGATTTCAAGGTGGGCGAGGTCATGCTGGCGGAGTTGGAAATGATCTCGGAAACCCCGCTCTACGACGCCCTGGTGGTGGACATGCTGCCCGCCGGCTTTGAGCTGGAAAACCCGGCCGTCAGCCAGGGGCTTAAGGTGCAGGACATCGTCATCGACGACAAGTCCGTTTATGAATGGCGCAGGGGCGGGGTGGTTCAGCACGAACAGTTCCTGGACGACCGCTACGTGGCCGCAATCAACCTGTATTCGCACCGGGCCATGCGGCTGCATTACCTGGTGCGCGCCGTCAGCCCGGGAACCTACACCTTCCCGCCGGTGATGGTGGAGTCCATGTATCAGCCCGAAATTCGCGGCGTCAGCGAAACGCCAAAGGATATAACCATCGAAAACGTCGGCAAGACCGATAAGGACGCCGACTCGCCGCCTTCCAGGTAA